Proteins from one Fragaria vesca subsp. vesca linkage group LG6, FraVesHawaii_1.0, whole genome shotgun sequence genomic window:
- the LOC101292232 gene encoding uncharacterized protein LOC101292232 encodes MSDGGGESAREHEQSNRITLRKPSCGDDFARAVSKIAVAQVCEVVGYQSFQLSALETLSDVAVQYIRNVGKTAHLYANLSGRTDCNVFDIIQGLEDLSAAQGFAGASDINHCLASSGTIKEISQYVAEAEHVPFAYTIPRFPVVKDRKLTPSFWQSGEETPGEHIPTWLPAFPEPHTYSRSTTCNEGATEPDSALVEQEKQQRNVERAMLNFHHRLVCNGMEGPSLDPGDGVNAKQARESNPFLATPLQFGETEVSQVTLPAKLSIEATEETLKAENHAKDKCSSVLETFAPAIEAIKNKPFEVEEDQKTLLSRKPTVQFKIGMSKKSLGTMLYSGPHKKGFEEVYPWFGRENEKDEKKRRAEKILKNSMENSQELAQL; translated from the coding sequence ATGAGCGATGGAGGTGGGGAGAGTGCAAGAGAGCATGAGCAATCCAATAGAATCACACTGAGAAAACCGAGCTGCGGCGATGACTTTGCGCGAGCTGTTTCCAAGATTGCTGTAGCGCAGGTGTGCGAGGTTGTGGGGTACCAGAGTTTCCAGTTGTCTGCGCTTGAGACACTGTCGGATGTTGCTGTTCAGTACATTCGTAACGTTGGGAAGACGGCACATTTGTATGCAAATTTGTCTGGGAGGACGGATTGTAATGTGTTTGATATCATTCAAGGGTTGGAAGATTTGAGCGCGGCTCAGGGGTTTGCAGGCGCTTCGGATATTAATCATTGTCTTGCAAGTTCGGGGACGATAAAGGAGATTTCTCAGTATGTTGCTGAAGCCGAGCATGTTCCATTTGCCTACACTATTCCTCGGTTCCCAGTTGTTAAGGACAGGAAGCTGACTCCGAGTTTTTGGCAAAGCGGGGAAGAGACTCCTGGAGAGCATATACCTACTTGGTTGCCTGCATTTCCTGAACCACATACTTATTCCCGATCAACAACATGCAATGAGGGAGCCACAGAGCCTGACAGTGCATTGGTTGAGCAGGAAAAACAACAAAGAAATGTAGAGCGGGCCATGCTGAATTTTCATCATAGGCTAGTATGTAATGGGATGGAAGGACCCTCTCTTGACCCTGGGGATGGTGTAAACGCGAAACAAGCAAGAGAAAGCAACCCTTTTCTTGCTACACCTCTGCAATTTGGGGAGACAGAAGTATCTCAGGTTACTCTTCCAGCTAAACTGTCAATTGAGGCAACAGAGGAAACTCTTAAGGCTGAGAACCATGCCAAGGATAAATGTTCTTCAGTGCTGGAGACCTTTGCCCCAGCCATTGAAGCAATCAAGAACAAGCCGTTTGAAGTAGAGGAGGATCAAAAGACTCTTTTGAGCAGGAAACCCACTGTGCAATTTAAGATTGGGATGTCAAAGAAGTCTTTGGGTACTATGTTATATTCAGGGCCACATAAGAAGGGTTTTGAGGAAGTGTATCCCTGGTTTGGGAGAGAAAATGAAAAGGATGAAAAGAAAAGGAGGGCTGAAAAAATACTCAAGAACTCCATGGAAAACTCACAGGAGCTTGCTCAGTTGTAA